One Hyphomonadaceae bacterium BL14 genomic window, GTCATTGCCCAGCACCACCGCAGCGCCGATCCGTTTTTCACGCAACACCCGGACCGCGGTTTCCAGCGTGTCCTCCGGCCGGATCGTAACGACGTCCGAGCCTTTGTCGGACAGGATTTTGCCTGCCGTCATATTCGCCTCCTTCGATGTGGCGATATCGGATATGATCATGCCTGAAGGCGGCGGGCGGCGCAAACCCGCGTCCGGGAAGACGGGGACAGCATGGCGGACGGATATCTCAAACGGCTGGCGCGCGATCTCGACCGGTGGATTGCCGACGGGCTGGTGCCGGCACAGAACCGCCAGACGATTCTCGACAGCGCCGCGCCGGCTGCGCGCCGCTGGAGCGTAGCAGGGGCCGCGGCGATTCTCGGGGCGGTTCTGCTGGCACTCGCGGCGCTGAGCTTTGTCGGTGCCAACTGGAGCGAGCTACCCAAGCTCGCCCGCTTCATCCTGATTCTCGCCGCGCTGTGGACGAGCCTGGCCGGCGCAGCCGCAGCATTCGCCCGTGGCGCTCCGGCGCTGGGCCATGCCCTGGCGCTGCTGGGGGCGGCGCTGTTCGGCGCGGCGATCATGCTGACGGCCCAGACTTTCAATATGAGCGCGTTCCGCAATACCGGCGTGCTGATCTGGGCGGCGGGTGCGCTGGCCACGGCTGTGATCGTGCCCTCGCGCCCGGTTCTGGTACTGGCGGCCGGCGTGGGTGCGCTCTGGGCGGGGCTTGAGGCCGGCAATCCCTTCGCGCCGGGCCCGGTCTGGGGCTATCTGGGGCTGTGGGTGGCGACGGCATGGGCGGCCGTGCAGATGAAATCGTCCGTGACGCTGCATCTTCTGGCCGCGGGGCTGGTGGTGTGGACCGGCCACGCCCTGTTCGAGGCCCTGGGCCATTTCGACAGTGATACGCGCTACTGGCTGTGCGCTTTCATCCTTGTATCGGGTGCCCTGGCCATGGCGGCCTCGCTGGCGCTGGACCGGCGCATCGCGGGGGCGGGCGTGCTGGCGGGCTGGGCGGCATGGGCGGCGGCGTTTGGCGCGCTGGCGCTGCAGGGCGCAGACTTTGTCGGCAGCCACCGGACCGGGCCGGCTGTCGCCTATGCGATCATCGCCGGCGTCGCGTTTGTGGCGTTCGCGGCCTTGAGCTTCTGGCGCCTGCGCGCGCAGACGCTGGAGCGCGGGCCGGCGGCGGCTTTGCTGCTCGCGGCGGCGTTCGTGCTCGCCTGGCCCGCCGTTGTGATGAACGAAACCGCTGCCGAAATGACGCTTGGCGCGGTCATCTATGCCGGTGCCGCCGCACTGGTGCTGGCGGGCGCGGCGCCCGGTCGGCGATTCGCCGGGGCGCTGGGCGTGACCGTGTTCGCGCTGCAATCGCTTTACGTTTATGCGCGCCTGTTCGGTGATCTTCTGAGCACTGCAGCCTTCTTCTTCATTGGCGGGCTTCTATTGATCGCCCTGTCCATCGTTATCGGGCGCTGGGCGCGCAGGCGCGCGCCAGCCTCCTCGGCACAGACCGGAGATCAGCCATGACCGCGCCCGTCCGCCTGATCGTGATGGCGCTGGCGATGGGCGCCGTGCTGATCGCCATGGCCGGTCTGCATGCCGCGCAGCGCGCGGGCGGAACTGAAATCCGGCTGGACATGCTGGCGGTCGATCCGCGCGATCCGCTGCTGGGCCATTATGTCGTGATTGAAACCCCGCTTCACCGGCTGGACCTGAACGCGTACGGCCCCGTCCAGACCGGATTCTCACGCGGCAGCGATGTCTACGTTTCCCTGCGCCGTGACAGCGAGACCGGAACCTGGACCGCGGCCAGCGTCCATGACCGCCATCCCGGAGAGGGCGTGGTGATCCGGGGCAAGGTGGAGCGCGTGATGGAGCGCGTCGACCAGGTCACGGACGCAGACGGCGAGCGGGTGCGCGACCGGGACAGCGCCCGCAGCGAACTGCGTGTGCACTATAATCTGGAACGCTACTATGCCAGCCGGGATGAAGCTCTGGAGCTGGAATACATGCGCGAGGAGGCGCGGTTGCGCCTGATTGTATCGGTCAGCAATTCAGGCAATGCCGTCATCAAGGGACTGGAGATTGACGGCGAGGATCGGCTGGACCGGTTGTTTTAGGCTCTTGATTGAGCCGTTTCGAACCGAGAAACCGGGCCCCGCTTTCGCTGAAAGTGCTCTAAGGCCGCGCGAAAATCCGTACGAAGGCCGGATAGGCGATCATCCCCACCAAAAGCCCACCCACATGGCCTGTCCAGGCGATGGGCAGGCTGAGCCAGGGATCGGCCAGGATCATCACGACGTGCAGGGCCAGAAGGGGCACCGCCAGGCGCAGCATGCCCCGGCGGCCGCCCTGGGCCCAGCCGGCCGCGGCCAGCAATCCCATCACCGCCGTCGATGACCCGGCCATGACGCTGGCCTCGCTCATGTGCACCAGGGCATGCAGGCCCGCCCCCGCCAGCCCGCAGGCAAAGAAGAAGGCAAGGAAGCCCGCCGATCCGACCGGGCCCGTCCCGAAGGGCCGCGCCGCCGCCGCGCCAAAGGCCAGCAGTGCCCCGGCATTGAGCAGCAGGTGCGCCCAGCCAAAATGTAAAAAGACATGCGCCAGATAGGGTGCAAACCCGCCCAGCGGGCCCGTCCCGAACCGGTCTGCGGTGTCGCCGGTGCGCACGGCGGCGGTGTCTACCAGCCAGCCATGAAAAGCGCCGTCACCCTGATTGACCGACCACCAGTCCAGAGCGTGCGTGCCGATCATGACCGCCAGCAGAAGGGCGATCACCGGCGGCAGCCCCGTCAGAATCGGCTGGCGCGGCGCCTGCACGGGGGGTGGCGGACGTGTATCGGGATCCGGACCGGTCATGGCGTTTCCTTACATCATATAGCGCGGGTCTGGCCTCCGGCCGGCACAGCGGCGTGGCACGGAGGTTGCAGCAGACCGGTCAATCGAGTCTTCAAAGAGGACACATAGACCATGCGTAGCCCCCTCAAAGCCCTCCCCGCCGCTCTTGCCGGCCTTGCATTCATTGCGGCGGGCGCCAGCGCCCAGGCACCGCAGTCCAATCCGTCAGAATGGAACCGGCCCTATGGCCAGTCCCAT contains:
- a CDS encoding GDYXXLXY domain-containing protein, which translates into the protein MTAPVRLIVMALAMGAVLIAMAGLHAAQRAGGTEIRLDMLAVDPRDPLLGHYVVIETPLHRLDLNAYGPVQTGFSRGSDVYVSLRRDSETGTWTAASVHDRHPGEGVVIRGKVERVMERVDQVTDADGERVRDRDSARSELRVHYNLERYYASRDEALELEYMREEARLRLIVSVSNSGNAVIKGLEIDGEDRLDRLF
- a CDS encoding rhomboid family intramembrane serine protease, which translates into the protein MTGPDPDTRPPPPVQAPRQPILTGLPPVIALLLAVMIGTHALDWWSVNQGDGAFHGWLVDTAAVRTGDTADRFGTGPLGGFAPYLAHVFLHFGWAHLLLNAGALLAFGAAAARPFGTGPVGSAGFLAFFFACGLAGAGLHALVHMSEASVMAGSSTAVMGLLAAAGWAQGGRRGMLRLAVPLLALHVVMILADPWLSLPIAWTGHVGGLLVGMIAYPAFVRIFARP